From the genome of Rhodopirellula islandica:
CAATTGATGCTCAAGTTCCTTTTTGCTCATGCTCAAACGGTCTTCGTTTGGCACGTACTGAGTCACTCCCAAGGCACGACCACGCGGGATGATCGTGACTTTGTGAACAATGTGCGAACCTTCCAAATGCCAAGCCGTCAGGGTGTGCCCGGCTTCGTGGTAGGCAGTCTTTTCCTTCTCGCTGTCGAGCAAGACCTCTTCCCGCTTCGCGCCCATCAAAATCTTGTCGCGAGCGTAGTCAAAGTCGTTCATTTCAACGAGTTTTTTGTCGTTCCGAGCGGCCCACAGAGCAGCCTCGTTGACCATGTTGCGAATGTCGGCTCCGGTCAATCCGACCGTCCCCGCAGCCAAACGGTGCAGGTCAACATCGTCACCCAGCGGCACGTCGCGAACATGGACCTTGAAGATCTCTTCGCGGCCCTTCATCGTCGGACGTCCCACCGTGACGTGACGGTCAAAACGACCGGGACGCAGCAACGCGGGGTCCAAGACATCCGGACGGTTCGTCGCAGCGATCACGATCACAGCGTGAGCCCCACTGAAACCGTCCATTTCACCCAGAATCTGGTTCAGAGTTTGTTCCCGTTCATCGTGGCCTCCGCCCAAACCAGCGCCACGCTGCCGACCGACCGCATCGATCTCGTCGATGAAGATGATCGAAGGCGATTGCTCTTTCGCGGTCTTGAACAAGTCGCGAACACGACTGGCCCCCACCCCGACAAACATTTGAATGAATTCACTGCCGTTGACGCTAAAGAATGGCACATCGGCTTCACCAGCAACAGCGCGAGCCAACAGGGTCTTCCCGGTTCCTGGAGGCCCGTTCAGCAGAACCCCCTTGGGCACTTGGCCGCCAAGTTTCTGAAACTTCTCTGGCGTTTTCAGGAAGTCAACGATCTCCTGCAAATCCGCCTTCACGCCTTCGAGTCCAGCGACATCATTGAATGTGATGACCTTGTCGGTGGCTTCAAATCTTTTCGCGGGACTCTTGCTGAATCCTGACAAGAAACCGCCGCCCATCATGTCGTTGCGAGTGCGACGAATCATCATGAAGATGAAGAAGAAGATCGCGAGCGGCAAACCGACCAGAATCAACAGATTCAAAATCGCGGCCGTGTTGTCTGGTGGCGCGAACTCCCAGTCCTTGATCTTTCGCTTTTCAAGATCTTCCGCCAATTGAACGGCATAATCCGCGCCGGCAGGCCGGGTGAATTTGAATCGCTTCAGCAATTCCTTCGGTTTTGCGTCCCCGTCGGACGATTCGCTGGCAGGAATTTCTGGGCGAGTTTTGAACTCCCCGGAAACCTCGATGTCGCCAATGCGAACCGATTCAATGTTGTTTTTCTCGAGTTCACTTCGGAAGAAGCTCGCCGAGATCGTCGATGACGGTTCGGGTTGATTGAAAAACAGCATCGCGGCCAAGACCGTGATCACCAAGGCGATGATCATCGGATTTCCCCCACGGCGTCCCGTCGAGAGCTCTTCCTTGTTGGATTTGTCCGAAGAGTTCGATTCGGAATCCTTTTTCATACCGTTTTTTCCTCAAAATTCACTGTTCGTTGGCACTGGCGATGGCGCGTTGCCTCTCGCCAGTGCAAGGAGTGTACCGCGATGGTGGATCGTTGCCTAACCGGATGTCTCGATCTGAATCGAGGTGGCCAGCAGTTGCTCCCGAGACACGGGTTGGAGCGTCCTGGAGGTCGATTCGCGAAACTGAAGTCTAGCTTCCAAACTGTCTCATCTTCCCAAACAACCGAAATTCGCAATCCTGATCAAACTGGCTGCGACAGTTGTTCCGGGAGTTTTTTCTCGCCTGTTCCGATGGCCAAGCCACTTTGGCAGTCTTCGCGATCTTGTTTGACACAATCGACTGCCGCCGCCCGCCCCGAACCGCGGCGTGATCCAGGGTTTTCGCACGAAGCTGGCGTTTGCACTTTCACTGCCAATCACTGCTCAACCATTCCCAAACCAGAGGTTCGCAGCCATTGCCACGCCCGAAACCGGGTCGTGAGAATACGCCCCGCCCGATCAATTCGTTCGATCGTTGCAAGTCCGATCCGCTCGCGTCGAGAGATTCCCGGCTGAGCTGAACCTCAAACGGACC
Proteins encoded in this window:
- the ftsH gene encoding ATP-dependent zinc metalloprotease FtsH yields the protein MKKDSESNSSDKSNKEELSTGRRGGNPMIIALVITVLAAMLFFNQPEPSSTISASFFRSELEKNNIESVRIGDIEVSGEFKTRPEIPASESSDGDAKPKELLKRFKFTRPAGADYAVQLAEDLEKRKIKDWEFAPPDNTAAILNLLILVGLPLAIFFFIFMMIRRTRNDMMGGGFLSGFSKSPAKRFEATDKVITFNDVAGLEGVKADLQEIVDFLKTPEKFQKLGGQVPKGVLLNGPPGTGKTLLARAVAGEADVPFFSVNGSEFIQMFVGVGASRVRDLFKTAKEQSPSIIFIDEIDAVGRQRGAGLGGGHDEREQTLNQILGEMDGFSGAHAVIVIAATNRPDVLDPALLRPGRFDRHVTVGRPTMKGREEIFKVHVRDVPLGDDVDLHRLAAGTVGLTGADIRNMVNEAALWAARNDKKLVEMNDFDYARDKILMGAKREEVLLDSEKEKTAYHEAGHTLTAWHLEGSHIVHKVTIIPRGRALGVTQYVPNEDRLSMSKKELEHQLIVLLGGRAAEKIIYTETCVGAENDLERATSIARRMVTHWGMSAKIGPVSYKTSDEDPFLGREIHQQRQFSEHTQELIDEEVARILMEADQKAEQLLREHRGQLETITRALLDREELNEVELTELIGPSIHKRSGDEDGKVEQIMAPEGAAERTSNASARRED